TGATAAAATGTTTGAAAATCAGGAAGCATTAACGGTTGTGGATCTTAAAAAATATGCAAAAGAGCTTGGATTAAAAGAAGATAAGTTCAATGATTGTTTAGGTACTAGTAAATATGCGCAGAAAGTTGCTGATGATATGCAGCAAGGTCAAAAAGCAGGAATTTCAGGGACACCAGGGTTTACTATTAATGGTGTATTAATTTCAGGCGCTCAACCCTATGAGAATTTTAAAAAAGTATTTGAGCAGATACTTTCAGGTGAAACACCGGCAGGAGATGAGCCTGAACCGTCAGCTGATAGTCAATTAGCAGATTCATCAAAAGATCCAGAGATTCTGTTAACCATTGTTAATGATAAGAATTGCAAAGCTTGTGTCACGACAGGTGTTTCTAATATTAATCAGCAGGCATTTAAAACAGTAAAAGAAACACTTGTTGATATAAGCAGCAAAGAAGGGAAAGAATTAATGAAAAAATATGATATTAAGGCATTGCCTTTTTACATCTATGACAACAAGATAAAAGAAGCAGCTAATTTTGATAAAATTCAGCAGGCTCTTGTTGAAAAAGACGGGAGTTATTACATCAATCCTGAAGCAGGGGTTGCAGTAAAACTTTTAGAAGTGCCTAAAATGACTTTAGATCATGTAAAAGGTAAAGCAGATGCTAAAATAACAATGATAGAATGGAGTGATTTTCAATGCCCATTCTGCGGAAAATTTTATAGTGAAACACTGCCTGAACTGCAAAAACAGTTTATAGATACTGGCCAGGTAAAATTAGTTTACAAGCATTTCCCTTTAAGTTTCCATGAAAATGCGCAAAAAGCAGCAGAAGCATCAGAATGCGCAAGTGAGCAGAATAAAGAGAAATTCTGGGCAATGCATGATAAAATATTTGAGAATCAAGGTGCATTAACTTTAGTCGATCTTAAAAAATATGCAGCTGACTTGAAGTTGGACAGCAAAAAATTTGATGAATGCCTTGACACCGGTAAATATGCAGACAGAGTTAAAGCTGACATGGAAGTAGGCGCAAAAGTAGGTGTCTCAGGAACACCAGGGTTCCTTATCAATGGGATTATAATCAGCGGAGCCCAACCATTAGCAGCATTTGAAGAGCTGTTTAAAGCTGAACTCCAAGAGTAAAGGTACGTAATAAGTCTTCCTTTAGTTTTAGCGCCGGTTCAGCTTTTGAAGTGTGTTTCAATTGGATTTTTC
This genomic interval from Candidatus Woesearchaeota archaeon contains the following:
- a CDS encoding DsbA family protein translates to MAKKKQHVDVPAEVRSIQDNIQDNVQQSEKTGSQIDVQLIVKVLAGLFLLIIIISGFKGMSGGITSGVSDDGYFKGAKDAKITMIEWSDFQCPFCGKFYTDTLSQIQKDYIDTGKVKLVFKHFPLSFHENAQKAAESAECAGEQNKEKFWAMHDKMFENQEALTVVDLKKYAKELGLKEDKFNDCLGTSKYAQKVADDMQQGQKAGISGTPGFTINGVLISGAQPYENFKKVFEQILSGETPAGDEPEPSADSQLADSSKDPEILLTIVNDKNCKACVTTGVSNINQQAFKTVKETLVDISSKEGKELMKKYDIKALPFYIYDNKIKEAANFDKIQQALVEKDGSYYINPEAGVAVKLLEVPKMTLDHVKGKADAKITMIEWSDFQCPFCGKFYSETLPELQKQFIDTGQVKLVYKHFPLSFHENAQKAAEASECASEQNKEKFWAMHDKIFENQGALTLVDLKKYAADLKLDSKKFDECLDTGKYADRVKADMEVGAKVGVSGTPGFLINGIIISGAQPLAAFEELFKAELQE